In the Vespa crabro chromosome 10, iyVesCrab1.2, whole genome shotgun sequence genome, one interval contains:
- the LOC124427514 gene encoding ATP-binding cassette sub-family G member 1-like, with amino-acid sequence MYNNRSVLLNLSKSKSIDIQFVDVVYEVQDGFSGLKKQILKGINGLFKSGNMTAIMGPSGAGKSTLLNILTGFKRDKSLKGNINYFNNKGNKESWNEYKKHSCYILQEDQLPNFFTVNEAMMISANLKLGNSLNKKAKQILIDDILDTLDLIQTKNTRTNKLSGGQKKRLSIALELIDNPPVMFLDEPTTGLDSSSCLQCITMLQKLARGGRTIICTIHQPSAAIYKMFDHVYLLADGLCMYEGAAKNTINYFADLGLYCPKYHNPADYMLEIVSKEYGNFNDQLVAAIESNKIAWQSKTSTNQSIIDNNGVKNYNEDKKITVLINTPSEFTRFWILLNRCFIQFYRDWTLSYLKMLIHFSVGLFFGLFFENSGNDSNKTISNISYIMISLIYLCYTSMMPAVLKFPLEMAILKKERFNNWYQLRTYYIALLIANIPLQILLSFIYCSISYFLSSQPLDWNRFFMLFGIFTLTMHIADSFGLIIGTMFNPVNGTFISVIIFSMSIMFAGFFIFFNHMPQYLYYFSYLNYMRYALEGSIQSLYGFNRENLNCPDFTYCHFRIPQTILIELGMTNTKYWFDVIILIINFIFYRIIAYYMLKRNLLII; translated from the coding sequence atgtataataatcgttCAGTGTTGTTAAATCTGTCGAAATCAAAATCGATAGACATCCAGTTTGTCGATGTGGTATACGAAGTTCAAGATGGATTTAGCGGTTTAAAAAAGCAAATTCTCAAAGGTATCAATGGTTTATTCAAATCTGGTAACATGACAGCTATCATGGGTCCATCAGGAGCTGGCAAGTCGACATTGTTGAATATATTGACAGGATTTAAACGAGATAAGAGCCTGAAAGGCAATATAAATTACttcaataataaaggaaataaggaGTCCTggaacgaatataaaaaacattCCTGTTACATATTACAGGAAGATCAGCTTCCTAATTTTTTTACAGTGAACGAAGCGATGATGATATCGGCCAATTTAAAGTTGGGTAATAGTCTGAATAAAAAAGCTAAACAAATTTTGATCGACGATATTTTAGATACCTTGGATTTAATACAGACCAAAAACACACGTACGAATAAATTAAGCGGCggacaaaaaaagagattaagcATTGCGTTGGAACTTATCGATAATCCTCCTGTGATGTTTTTAGATGAGCCTACAACCGGTTTGGATTCCTCTTCCTGTCTTCAATGCATAACAATGCTTCAGAAGCTAGCGAGAGGCGGTAGAACGATAATTTGCACAATCCATCAGCCTAGCGCTGCTATTTACAAAATGTTCGATCATGTTTATTTGTTAGCTGATGGACTTTGCATGTACGAGGGAGCGGCTAAAAACACAATCAATTATTTTGCCGATTTAGGTCTATACTGTCCAAAATATCATAATCCAGCAGATTATATGTTGGAGATCGTTAGCAAAGAATACGGAAATTTCAACGATCAGCTCGTAGCAGCGATCGAGAGTAACAAAATAGCCTGGCAATCAAAGACATCGACAAATCAATCGATAATCGATAACAATGGcgttaaaaattacaatgaagataagaaaataaccGTTCTGATAAACACACCCTCCGAATTTACGAGATTTTGGATTTTACTCAATCGCTGCTTCATACAATTCTACAGAGATTGGACATTAAGTTACCTCAAGATGTTAATTCACTTTTCCGTAGGTCTCTTTTTCggtttattttttgaaaattccggtaacgatagtaacaaaacCATCAGCAATATTAGTTACATTATGATCAGtttaatttatctttgttACACCAGTATGATGCCGGCCGTATTGAAATTCCCATTGGAGATGGCGAtactgaaaaaagaaagatttaataattgGTATCAACTAAGAACTTACTATATCGCTTTGCTAATAGCTAATATACCTCttcaaatattattgtcttttatttattgttccatttcatattttctcaGTAGTCAACCGCTCGATTGGAATAGATTCTTCATGCTCTTTGGGATCTTTACCCTAACAATGCACATCGCTGATAGCTTCGGACTTATTATTGGTACTATGTTCAATCCCGTGAACGGTACCTTTATAagtgtcattattttttcaatgtcCATAATGTTCGCgggtttcttcatttttttcaatcacATGCCACAATATCTCTATTACTTTAGCTACTTGAATTACATGAGATACGCTCTAGAGGGTTCGATACAATCGTTATACGGATTCAATCGTGAGAATCTTAATTGTCCCGATTTTACATATTGTCATTTTCGTATACCTCAAACGATACTTATAGAACTGGGAATGACCAATACTAAATATTGGTTCGACGTTATCATtctaattatcaattttattttttatcgtatcaTCGCTTATTACATGTTGAAACgaaatttattgataatttaa